Proteins from one Pelodiscus sinensis isolate JC-2024 chromosome 21, ASM4963464v1, whole genome shotgun sequence genomic window:
- the TTC19 gene encoding tetratricopeptide repeat protein 19, mitochondrial isoform X1 translates to MLAALRRGPGLLAAAGRLWRGARGRGRGAGPLRARSGPGPAGVLAALAAFSLFSKNAEEEERTREGESAGTEDSIIFLLKKAKLSIMKGELEEAERILHQAARLSHQSDNKRAIIYTYDLMANLAFLKGQLDSAEKLFKATMSFLLAGDMKQDDNAIIEMSLKLASIYAAQNQHQLALAGYEFCIQTLDEKMAKYKDLSEDVLSAEERANTNLLLGLSLDSFGRYLLANKQLPRAQRMYERALQISLEVQGEMHPQTVVLLSDLATVLDAQGRYEDAYTHGKRALDLAKQTAHPEEHMVLNNLAGILMHQAQKTFCRQNRCTKKP, encoded by the exons ATGCTGGCGGCGCTGCGCCGGGGgccggggctgctggcggccgcgGGGAGACTCTGGCGCGGGGcgcgcgggcggggccggggggcggggcccctgcGGGCGCGGAGCGGGCCCGGCCCCGCGGGAGTCCTGGCCGCCCTGGCAG CTTTCTCCTTGTTCTCTAAAAATGCTGAGGAAGAGGAAAGGACCCGGGAAGGGGAGAGTGCAGGAACTGAAGACTCCATTATATTCCTTTTGAAAAAAGCCAAG ctcaGCATCATGAAGGGCGAGCTTGAGGAAGCAGAGCGGATTCTGCATCAAGCTGCTAGACTCTCCCATCAGTCGGACAACAAGAGAGCCATCATCTACACCTATGACCTG atggCGAACCTTGCGTTCCTGAAGGGCCAGCTGGACAGC GCAGAGAAGCTCTTTAAAGCAACAATGAGTTTCTTGCTGGCGGGGGACATGAAGCAG GATGACAATGCCATCATTGAGATGTCCCTCAAGCTGGCCAGTATCTATGCTGCTCAGAACCA ACACCAGCTGGCTCTGGCTGGCTACGAGTTCTGCATCCAGACCCTGGACGAGAAGATGGCCAAGTACAAGGACCTGTCTGAGGACGTCCTCTCCG CGGAGGAAAGAGCCAACACGAATCTCCTGCTTGGTCTGAGCCTGGACTCGTTTGGCCGCTACCTGCTGGCCAATAAACAGCTGCCTAGGGCCCAAAGAATGTACGAGCGGGCGCTGCAGATCTCGCTGGAGGTCCAGGGAGAGATGCATCCCCAg ACTGTGGTCCTGCTGAGCGACTTGGCCACGGTGCTGGACGCCCAGGGGCGCTATGAGGACGCCTACACGCATGGGAAGAGGGCCTTGGACTTGGCCAAGCAGACAGCACACCCCGAGGAGCACATGGTGCTGAATAACCTGGCGGGAATTCTCATGCACCAAG CGCAGAAGACTTTCTGCAGGCAGAACAGATGTACAAAGAAGCCCTGA
- the TTC19 gene encoding tetratricopeptide repeat protein 19, mitochondrial isoform X2, with protein MLAALRRGPGLLAAAGRLWRGARGRGRGAGPLRARSGPGPAGVLAALAAFSLFSKNAEEEERTREGESAGTEDSIIFLLKKAKLSIMKGELEEAERILHQAARLSHQSDNKRAIIYTYDLMANLAFLKGQLDSAEKLFKATMSFLLAGDMKQDDNAIIEMSLKLASIYAAQNQHQLALAGYEFCIQTLDEKMAKYKDLSEDVLSAEERANTNLLLGLSLDSFGRYLLANKQLPRAQRMYERALQISLEVQGEMHPQTVVLLSDLATVLDAQGRYEDAYTHGKRALDLAKQTAHPEEHMVLNNLAGILMHQEDFLQAEQMYKEALSQAELKGDTASVQHIRQELAELARRRKQSR; from the exons ATGCTGGCGGCGCTGCGCCGGGGgccggggctgctggcggccgcgGGGAGACTCTGGCGCGGGGcgcgcgggcggggccggggggcggggcccctgcGGGCGCGGAGCGGGCCCGGCCCCGCGGGAGTCCTGGCCGCCCTGGCAG CTTTCTCCTTGTTCTCTAAAAATGCTGAGGAAGAGGAAAGGACCCGGGAAGGGGAGAGTGCAGGAACTGAAGACTCCATTATATTCCTTTTGAAAAAAGCCAAG ctcaGCATCATGAAGGGCGAGCTTGAGGAAGCAGAGCGGATTCTGCATCAAGCTGCTAGACTCTCCCATCAGTCGGACAACAAGAGAGCCATCATCTACACCTATGACCTG atggCGAACCTTGCGTTCCTGAAGGGCCAGCTGGACAGC GCAGAGAAGCTCTTTAAAGCAACAATGAGTTTCTTGCTGGCGGGGGACATGAAGCAG GATGACAATGCCATCATTGAGATGTCCCTCAAGCTGGCCAGTATCTATGCTGCTCAGAACCA ACACCAGCTGGCTCTGGCTGGCTACGAGTTCTGCATCCAGACCCTGGACGAGAAGATGGCCAAGTACAAGGACCTGTCTGAGGACGTCCTCTCCG CGGAGGAAAGAGCCAACACGAATCTCCTGCTTGGTCTGAGCCTGGACTCGTTTGGCCGCTACCTGCTGGCCAATAAACAGCTGCCTAGGGCCCAAAGAATGTACGAGCGGGCGCTGCAGATCTCGCTGGAGGTCCAGGGAGAGATGCATCCCCAg ACTGTGGTCCTGCTGAGCGACTTGGCCACGGTGCTGGACGCCCAGGGGCGCTATGAGGACGCCTACACGCATGGGAAGAGGGCCTTGGACTTGGCCAAGCAGACAGCACACCCCGAGGAGCACATGGTGCTGAATAACCTGGCGGGAATTCTCATGCACCAAG AAGACTTTCTGCAGGCAGAACAGATGTACAAAGAAGCCCTGAGCCAGGCCGAACTGAAAGGCGACACGGCATCCGTTCAGCACATCCGACAGGAGctagcagagctggccaggagaAGAAAGCAGTCCCGCTGA